From a region of the Lactuca sativa cultivar Salinas chromosome 4, Lsat_Salinas_v11, whole genome shotgun sequence genome:
- the LOC111875880 gene encoding uncharacterized protein LOC111875880 isoform X1, producing MVSDQEIAKGIQILLTQSHPKSFTTLDHVVNQLGEKLGFDLSHKAAFIRDQINLLLFHSHSQFRNPPPPPQPSVPSPVTTSAIPKDQFSFQHQQPQFHFNQQQPHAPPPLRPQYHHSHFPFEHQEQRPRHPVELNFGNPEAPPPEQSRVQTLPEVKYEGFPIQNAVWKSPEKIKKGPSANKRRGGPGGLNKLCGISPELQVILGKSSLSRTDIVKQLWAYIKKNNLQDPGNKRKIICDDALRVVFETDSTDMFKMNKLLAKHIIPLEPTSKLAQNIIFFLQFVSLFNLNYKNVDFSEASSRRKPKVKVESSDFVPCQVIISESLANCLNMQERQMSQSEALRLVWEYIKVNNLEDPENPVMIICDAKLMEIFGCESISAMEIPELLVKQHLLIQ from the exons ATGGTGTCCGATCAAGAGATAGCAAAAGGGATTCAGATTCTTCTCACCCAATCTCACCCCAAATCATTCACTACTCTCGATCATGTTGTCAATCAGCTTGGTGAAAAACTAGGGTTTGATTTGTCTCATAAGGCAGCTTTCATTCGTGACCAAATCAACCTACTCCTCTTCCACTCCCACTCCCAATTCCGCAACCCTCCACCGCCGCCCCAACCCTCCGTTCCTTCACCGGTGACCACCTCTGCGATACCTAAAGACCAATTTTCCTTCCAACATCAACAACCCCAATTTCATTTCAACCAACAACAGCCTCATGCGCCTCCTCCTCTTCGGCCTCAATATCACCATTCTCATTTTCCctttgaacatcaagaacaacgCCCGAGACACCCAGTTGAGCTTAACTTCGGTAACCCCGAGGCGCCGCCTCCAGAGCAGTCACGAGTGCAGACATTACCGGAGGTGAAATATGAAGGTTTCCCCATTCAAAATGCGGTTTGGAAATCGCCCGAAAAGATCAAGAAAGG GCCTTCAGCCAACAAAAGAAGAGGTGGGCCAGGGGGGCTAAATAAGCTCTGTGGTATTTCACCTGAGCTACAAGTGATTCTAGGCAAATCATCCTTATCAAGAACCGAT ATTGTGAAGCAACTATGGGcctacataaagaaaaacaaccTCCAAGATCCTGGAAACAAGAGAAAGATAATTTGTGATGATGCTTTACGTGTTGTTTTTGAAACCGATTCCACTGATATGTTTAAGATGAATAAGTTGCTTGCTAAACATATCATCCCACTTGAACCTACAAGTAAACTTGcccaaaatataatattttttctacaatttgtttctttatttaatttaaattacaaaaatgttGACTTTTCAGAGGCATCATCTCGTAGGAAACCAAAAGTGAAGGTTGAAAGTAGTGATTTTGTTCCATGTCAAGTTATAATTTCTGAATCACTTGCAAATTGTTTGAATATGCAAGAAAGACAAATGTCTCAATCAGAGGCTTTGAGACTTGTTTGGGAGTATATAAAGGTCAATAATCTTGAg GATCCTGAAAATCCTGTGATGATAATATGTGATGCAAAGCTTATGGAGATTTTTGGATGTGAAAGCATTTCCGCAATGGAAATACCCGAATTGTTAGTCAAACAACATTTACTAATCCAATGA
- the LOC111875881 gene encoding uncharacterized protein LOC111875881: METVLRFYEAIKNKKLNEVSEIIEHDCLCICSFISTFQTFRGKKQVMDFFSSLMSNLGQKFEFVVQPTMHDGMTVGVSWKLECCKTHKPLGKGFSLHMCHMYQGKVLIRNVEMFLEPLSYIDPPALKMVGFIASIMGQMASNAIFKGDNKKAVYSICIVVAFVILFIVLRLYRS, from the exons ATGGAGACAGTTCTCAGATTTTATGAAGCAATTAAGAACAAGAAACTTAATGAAGTGTCTGAGATCATTGAACATGATTGTCTTTGCATATGTAGTTTTATCTCCACTTTCCAAACCTTTCGTGGAAAGAAG CAAGTGATGGATTTCTTCTCTTCTTTGATGAGTAACTTAGGACAAAAGTTCGAGTTCGTGGTACAACCCACGATGCATGATGGAATGACTGTTGGAGTTTCTTGGAAACTAG AATGTTGCAAGACACATAAACCTTTAGGAAAGGGTTTTAGTCTCCATATGTGTCATATGTATCAAGGGAAGGTGCTTATAAG gAACGTAGAGATGTTTTTGGAGCCACTTTCATATATTGATCCCCCGGCATTG AAAATGGTGGGATTTATTGCAAGCATCATGGGACAAATGGCTTCAAATGCAATCTTCAAGGGTGACAACAAAAAGGCTGTTTATTCTATATGCATCGTAGTAGCTTTTGTTATACTCTTCATTGTTCTAAGGCTTTATAGGAGTTAA
- the LOC111875880 gene encoding uncharacterized protein LOC111875880 isoform X2, with protein MVSDQEIAKGIQILLTQSHPKSFTTLDHVVNQLGEKLGFDLSHKAAFIRDQINLLLFHSHSQFRNPPPPPQPSVPSPVTTSAIPKDQFSFQHQQPQFHFNQQQPHAPPPLRPQYHHSHFPFEHQEQRPRHPVELNFGNPEAPPPEQSRVQTLPEVKYEGFPIQNAVWKSPEKIKKGPSANKRRGGPGGLNKLCGISPELQVILGKSSLSRTDIVKQLWAYIKKNNLQDPGNKRKIICDDALRVVFETDSTDMFKMNKLLAKHIIPLEPTKASSRRKPKVKVESSDFVPCQVIISESLANCLNMQERQMSQSEALRLVWEYIKVNNLEDPENPVMIICDAKLMEIFGCESISAMEIPELLVKQHLLIQ; from the exons ATGGTGTCCGATCAAGAGATAGCAAAAGGGATTCAGATTCTTCTCACCCAATCTCACCCCAAATCATTCACTACTCTCGATCATGTTGTCAATCAGCTTGGTGAAAAACTAGGGTTTGATTTGTCTCATAAGGCAGCTTTCATTCGTGACCAAATCAACCTACTCCTCTTCCACTCCCACTCCCAATTCCGCAACCCTCCACCGCCGCCCCAACCCTCCGTTCCTTCACCGGTGACCACCTCTGCGATACCTAAAGACCAATTTTCCTTCCAACATCAACAACCCCAATTTCATTTCAACCAACAACAGCCTCATGCGCCTCCTCCTCTTCGGCCTCAATATCACCATTCTCATTTTCCctttgaacatcaagaacaacgCCCGAGACACCCAGTTGAGCTTAACTTCGGTAACCCCGAGGCGCCGCCTCCAGAGCAGTCACGAGTGCAGACATTACCGGAGGTGAAATATGAAGGTTTCCCCATTCAAAATGCGGTTTGGAAATCGCCCGAAAAGATCAAGAAAGG GCCTTCAGCCAACAAAAGAAGAGGTGGGCCAGGGGGGCTAAATAAGCTCTGTGGTATTTCACCTGAGCTACAAGTGATTCTAGGCAAATCATCCTTATCAAGAACCGAT ATTGTGAAGCAACTATGGGcctacataaagaaaaacaaccTCCAAGATCCTGGAAACAAGAGAAAGATAATTTGTGATGATGCTTTACGTGTTGTTTTTGAAACCGATTCCACTGATATGTTTAAGATGAATAAGTTGCTTGCTAAACATATCATCCCACTTGAACCTACAA AGGCATCATCTCGTAGGAAACCAAAAGTGAAGGTTGAAAGTAGTGATTTTGTTCCATGTCAAGTTATAATTTCTGAATCACTTGCAAATTGTTTGAATATGCAAGAAAGACAAATGTCTCAATCAGAGGCTTTGAGACTTGTTTGGGAGTATATAAAGGTCAATAATCTTGAg GATCCTGAAAATCCTGTGATGATAATATGTGATGCAAAGCTTATGGAGATTTTTGGATGTGAAAGCATTTCCGCAATGGAAATACCCGAATTGTTAGTCAAACAACATTTACTAATCCAATGA